In Mangifera indica cultivar Alphonso chromosome 7, CATAS_Mindica_2.1, whole genome shotgun sequence, the genomic window ATGACTGCAACAGCATTTGTGCAGAAGGCTGCCTGAATAAATGTTATGGCCCTATAAAACGAACCTATTATAAAAATGGTATTcattatatatttctattactaCATAGAAATTTTTAGTTGAACTAGTTGAACTATTTTGATCGACTGGTCcaaccaaatttttagtttcgGGTCAAATgcatatttgaatatatataataaataagatgCCACGTAAGTATAACATTCAActtccaaatttttgaaaatcggCCACATTATGGATAGAGTACAATACATTTAATACagttacataataaaattataaattaataacattcagtcaattacaaattaataataacaaattaagaataacaaattaacaaattaacttCTTACAAATATATTGAGTCATTGACTATTCACAGGCACCATTAGCAATCTGTTTActttaaattcaaaaagaaaaaagcctTACAATAACCACTAGCCTACTGTTGTTGCCATTGAAggagaaaagtttgaaaatttgaggTATCTCTAAAACACAATACTATAGATATCTAACTATTGCATACCAATAAAACCCTCagatattttctttcttttgcatataaacaagcaacaacataataaaagggTAAGAAATATTAGTATGTACCATCTTCTGAGCCTGTCGTACCGAATCGATTTGGTGAAACAAGACTCTCCTCATAAGAAGCTGTCACATGACCCCTATCAACACGCAACGAAACATTCTTCACTTCTCCTGTTGTAGGGTTGAATGAAACCATGTTACGCCAATATATAATCATAACCACTTCATCACCATTCTTTGAAACAGTTAATGGCCTTATGTGTCTTGTATTACTAAGCCATAAACCTAATGACaaattcatcaacttaatccATGATTCTGTCACTCCATATTCCTTCATAACCCAAACCTCTAATGTATGTTCAGTGTAATTTTCTTCCCTTCGAAGTCGAATTTCACAAAGGCAACCTTCAAAAATACCCAAAGAAGTCCTGAAAGTACCGACTGAAGGAGGAGGAGATAGAAACTCCTTGAACTCCTCCTCtactaaatcaaaataaattattttattaacctCACCTTCGTTTAAGCTCAGTGTTACCCAATGTGGAGCTCCATTCACAAGTGTTGTTCCTATTTCATCAGGTAAGTAAATGTGACTGGGAGGGAAGTAAAAATTTTCCACTTGTTTCCATGAATTTGTCTTGagattataaattaaaccaTGTACCAAATCACTGTTCCAATTAGACATAATCACTACCACTTTGTAATTATCAATAGATGAATTGTAACCAAACCCCGAAACCTGAAAACGAAAAGAACTTCTAATATAGAATCCTGGAATCATCTTGAATTCCCTAATTGTTGGATTCCATAGCAGGAATGTCACTGGGACTCCATTGGATCCCTCATCAGTTTCTAATCGTATCAGTAACATACCATTACACGACCCCAATACCTTGGTGCAGATGATTCTTCTGTTGCCATCGTAAGGCCATATCCtggtaaaaataaattcattggcTGTAGGAGCGAaacaaattgtttctttttttgctTCCCCAGCACGCGATGCGCCTTGAGTGGCAAGACTGTATAGAGAAAGATGGTCATACCTTAAGTTTTCTAATTCGATGACTCCAATTCTACGGAACTTTTCAGATGTTTCAGTGAGATGATTTATGGCAAACTCGTGAGTTGAGATTAACTCACGCCATGTTTTGCAAACAGACTTGAATCGCAAGAGAGATTTTGTGGGTAGTTTGAGAAGGATTTCGTGTATAATTTCATGCGGAAAGAATGGCCCTGGCGCTGCGCTCTCTTTCTGTCTACTGGGAATTGTTGTAAAACCCTCCATAGAAACGCAGCATTACTCAAATCCGAGGATTCTATTCCCAGTAATTTGATTAGCCATCTCTTTATTCAATTTTCCAAGTTTTATATTACTCCGATTTCCTAATGAGTCCTAATAAAAGACAAACTCAACTTTCCTAATTACAAgtagaatattaataaaagactAACTCACTTTCCGATTATTGAGTTAAATATAACTCTCTCAAGATTATGTTCCTAATAAGATAATAGTCCTTGGACCAATTGGGAAATTGCCGAATCCTTAGAAAGACTTCCTTTATTGTTTCACATGTTCCTAAAAAAGCGACGAAAATCTctttatattaagtaatttgAAATTCTCCAAGAGCTACTGATAAAATCACTTTATATTGAGCTTGGGTGTAAAACGGGCCAGTCTTAGTTGAAATTCCACCTCGCATCACACGTTTGTTAACATGTCTAAAAGAGAAGCAACTTACAGAAAATCATAATCCTTGGAAGGgtcaaaataaatgatataaattttatgataaaaataatgttacagGGGgcaacaaaattttctattggTGTCTATAGTTTTTGTACTTGACTTTTAATTGATAAGACAGTATTGATAACTAATATAATATGACATTATAAATAGAAAACTCTAAAGGTTATATGGATATAGTAAAGTTCATCATCCCTAACATTCTAGCACTTATGAAAACTCTAACACTGTTTATAATCTAAATCACACTTCCAACAaggttattatctaattgttactCAAAGAACACAAAATCAAATGGGAAACTTCTTCAAATCAATGTGTCTAACTGtatatttggtttttcttttttatatctttGTCAATGATTAACAAGATTTTAAGATAGATTGTGGTCGAAATCATATTAACCTGTTAGAGTGGGAGTGTTACACTACTTAAGTAGGTGAATTTACGCCTATCAGACCGAAATGTAATTTTTGTTCTATCATATGAAATTGGcaatgttatgttattttacattataaaagcaaaataatatttttatgagtagggattaatattttatagatagTGGTTGTATGATAGTACCCATGAAGGGATAAAATGATCATGTTCATAATGATTCTTCATATTTTTAGTATGTCTTAGTAGTtacatatttgatttaatttttaccCTTGCAAGATTGAACAAAATGTCTGAAGTTGAAGTTTTGGTAGGGTACAAAAGACAGTAGATCTCCACGAATAACAACACAATGTTGTACATTAGTGGAAAGCAAAAAATGGTGATAATCTAACAAGATACAACATAGCAAGGCTTGGTGGAGTTATTGAGCTCCCGTTTTCTTATATATGTAAGGAGGAAGTGCATCCCACATAAGCATGAAGCTTGAAAAACTCCATTAATGAGATGCCATACAAATTttaggatgatgatgatgtttgCTCTGTTTTatgtcctaaagaagaagatgctaAAAGTGGCCTCTCTTTATGTGATAGTTACTCCTAAGACAAGAAAAACATACATCATTTCAAGAAGGAGGTTATGAAGCATAACATGTTGTTGGACTTTCCACTAAATTTAAAAGGCGACAATAGTCTTTTAAAGTATTAACCTTTATCTTAGACAAGAGGCTCTGTGGCCAAGTTATTTCAGTGGAAGCTTGACTGATAGCCCTGTACTCAGGTTTTGTTGAAGATAAGGCCATCACTTTCTACTTCTTGGAACCCCACTTAACCATGTTAGAGCCAAAGAACATAGCCAGCCTACCAGTGGATCTCTCATCACGTATGTTGTCTATCCAATCAACAATTATGACTGCCTTTATAGTCAAAATCTTAGTAGGTTTAATAAGCAGACCATACTAATGAGTTCTTTTAATATATCTAAGGACTCTCTTCTAATTCATTAGGATCCTTTAGAAATTAGTTGAGCTTATTCACAACAAATGATAAATCAAGTCTAGTTATGGTTAGGTATTGAAAAGCACTAAGTACACTTCTATATTTTATGGGATTAGAACAAGGCTCACTATCTCCTAAGTATAGCTTGGTACCAACAGCCTTAAGAGTCTTACATGACTTACAATCtagcatttgaattttttataacaacTCAGTATCATATTTAGACTGACATAAGTGAAGGCCAAACTAATCTTTATGCACTTTTATcccaagaaaaaaattcaaagaccCCAAGTCTTTTAAGGAGAACTCCTCATTAAAATCTTTAATCAAATTCCGGATATAGTTTGAGTCAAGCCCTATGAGGagtatatcatccacataaataaGGATGTATACTCTAATTTCTGTAGATCCTAAAATGAACAGGCTAGAGTTTGACACCGCTGTGGTAAAACCTCTAATCAGTAGAACatgttttagtttttcaaaccaagcCCTGGGGACTTGTTTCAAGCCATAGAAAGCTTTTTTTGAGTTTGCATACAAACTAAGGTCTATCTTTATCAACAAAGCCTTGTGGCTGACTCATGTAAACTTCCTCAACCAAATCTCCATTTAGGAAAGCATTATTTTTGTCCATTTGATGGACAACCCATTAAAAAGTTACTGCTAGTGTTAAAATCACTCTAATGCTTGCATTAACAAAGAAGACTATTATTACCTCCTATTACTTTAGGCCTCAGATAGCCATGATTAGTACCAAAACCATTGATTTACCCACCACATTAACACTTCCTGCATTAAAATCAAAGGGTAAAGCTTCtattttactcaatttttaTTCATACTTCTGCAAGATAAACTTTATCTTAGGTAAGTTCAGTTTTTCAGTTGAAGACTCCATTCTAGCTATTATATGGACAACCATAGGCTCAAATTTAGTACTCAACCCATCTAAAATGAAGTGAATTAAATCCTTTTCACTCAAAGATTGACCATTAGCTACTAGGGTATCAAAGATATCTTTCATCTTACATAGGTACTCCTGAACAGACATATTAccctttttaaaagtttaaaaagtgtttCTAAGAGTTGTAATTTTGATCTTAGACTCTGATATGAAATAGGATTTTAGGGATTCCACATCTCACTAGTAGACTTACAACTGGacaccaaactaaaaaaatcacTAGAAATTGATGATATAAGTCATCTCATAAGCAATTTATCATATCTCTTCCACAATGAATACTAACTATTAGGTATGGTTACTTCATTCAAATCATCACTTGATTTAACAATCAAGAAAGGTTTAGGGGTagtatttatacctatcaagtGCTCCTCTAGTCCATGTGCTCCTACTACTAATAAGGCCTAAGCAAGCTAGTAATGATAAGTATCACTGGTTGGCTTAGAGCTAATAGCTTGTAGTGTCGAAATAGGAAAAAGACTCATCCGGCTCAAGTGATCTCCAATAATCGTCATCAGGGATCTCTCAAGAGCTATCGAGGTCGTTTATTTGAATCCTATAGCTTGGTGCTAAGTCAAATTTTACAACCCTATAGCTTGGTGCTAAGTCAAATTTTACAATCCAATAATCGTCTCCAATAATCCACATAGGAAGGGACCCAAAAGCCAATATTTGAATCCTATAGCTTGGTGCTAAGTCAAATTTTACAACCCATTTTCAGGTCCAGGAGGTATGCCATCTTTTGAAGAACTGAAAGAACCATTAGCTGTCAATGCTTATTATGAAGAAGAGAAGCGGTATGCCACTACTCATCTTCCAGCTTCTGAGAAAGGTGGGTGCAATCTCAATCGACAGCTTTTTCCTGTTAATTATCAATGTCTCTATGTTGCAAGATTCACAGGTTAATTAGGCTGAATTAGTgtgatttgtttgtattttagttCCTAAAATAGCTAATGAATAGTTGTCAATTAAAGctgtcaattattttttattctctaggATTCTTACCAGATTTAGCCTCttgtatagttatatatatttgtaccaATAcagatcaaaatatataaaaaacttttttataccATACAAGttcatatggtatcagagcaggaACTCTATTTCTTGAATTCCTAGCCTTCATCTGTATCAGCCTATCTCCTTCTTCTCTAATCTTTTTCATCATCATGTCTGAGATTTCAGAGACAACCAACACTACAGACCTGCCTACATCCACGACTACCACTCAGGTTCCCACCTCGGAATCCCACTCTATTCAAATTACCACGATTAAACTAAATGGAGAGAATTTCTTGCACTGGTCTCAATTTGTGTGCATGTATATCCATGGTAGGGGCAAGCTGGGATATTTGATTGGAGAAAAGAAGGAACCTGCATCTGATGATTCTAGCTATGCTACGTGAGACGTGGAGAACTCGATGGTGATGACATGGCTAGTGATTCGGTGGCTTAAGCAGGTAATGATTTTAAGGCATTATCTTGTCACTCACTAAATGGAGAGAATTTCTTGCTCTGGTCTTAATCTGTGTGCATGTATATCCGTGGTAGGGGCAAGATGAGatatttgattagagaaaagaagGAACCTGCATCTGATGATTCTAGCTATGCTACGTGGGACGCGGAGAACTCGATGGTGATGACATGGTTGGTGATTCGGTGGCTCAAGCAGGTAATGATTTTAAGGCATTATCTTGTCACTCACTAAATTATTCTACTCCTTGGATCATAGATTCGGGAGCCTCTGATCATATGACGAGTTTGTCTAGCTTGTTTCATTCTTACTATCCTTGTTCTGgccatgaaaaaattcgtaTAACAGATGGATCTTATTCTTCTATAGCCAGCAAAGGTGTGGtaattctttcaaaaaatatttcctTAAAGAACGTCTTACATGTTCCTAAACTTACTTGTAATCTACTATCGATTAGCAAATTATCCAGAGACTCTAACTGTCGTGTTACTTTCTTTGAATCATATTGTGTTTTCCAAGAATTGAACTCGGAGAAGATGATTGGCAGTGCTAAATTAATCAATGGCCTCTATTATTTTGAAGATCAAGATTCCAAGAATAAAGAAGCTCAAGGCTTAAGTGGTATTAGTTCTACTctagttaaggataaaattgtgcTTTGGCATTATAGACTAAGGCATCCTAGTTTTCCTTATCTTAAAAAACCATTTCCTAGTTTATTTAAAGGTTTAGATTGTTCTAAACTATATTGTGAGAATTGCATTTTATCTAAGAGTCATAAGACTGTTTATCATCCTAAAACTTATCAATCTTCAAAACCATTTTACTTAATCCATAGTGACATTTGGGGTCTATCAAGGATTAATACAccctcaaataaaaaatggtttgtgacatttattgatgatcataCCCGTTTATGTTGGGTTTACCTAATGTCGGAAAAATCTGAGGttgaaaaactatttaaaatgttttactcAATGATTGAAAAccattttgaaaccaaaattgGGATTCTTCACATAGATAATGGAACTGAATACTTTAAAGGAATTCTTGAAagtttttttactaaaaaaggGATTCATCATCAAACTACTTGTGTCGATACACCTCAGCAAAATGGTATTGTTGAGCGCAAAAATAAACATCTTCTTGAAGTTTCTCGAGCtattatgttttcaattaatGTTCCTAAATATTTACGGGGCGAAGCTGTCTTAATTGCATCTTATCTTATTAATAGAATGCCTACTCGTGTTTTGAACTATATTACTCCGCttgattgtttaaaaaaaatttttctaaatcatgaATACCTTCAAATCTTCCTATTAAAATATTTGCATAGCATATGTCCACATAAATAGTAAAGGAAGATCTAAACTTGATCCGAGGGcagaaaaatgtatttttattggtTATGCTCCAAACAAAAAAGGATACAAGTGTTTTAATccacaaactaaaaaaatagttgtcTCTATAGATGTTACATTTCTTGAAAGtcaacttttctttcaaaaaaattcTCTTCAAGGGGAGATAGGAGAAGAAGGaaatttttgagatatttctgCTATTCCTTTACCTAAAATTATTGATTCTACTGATCCTATTACACCTATTACTGGTTCTATACATGGTCCCacatctaaaaataaatttttaaataaagaggAAATTAATAATACTGAGGAAACAAGTGATCCTGAATCTGTTTTGCCAAACATTTTTGAATCCTCAACAGGGGAAGAAATACTACCCATAGTTCTCACAAAACATGGTAAAGAGCTCCTAACTTATTCAAGGAAGAAAGGTCATAAAAAAAGGGTCATGGTTCTTCTAGCAACAGTTCAATCAGCTGCTCCGAGAACAGAACCTGAAACTACTCCAAGTAACATTCCTCTTATTCATACTCATGTCCCTAATGACCCAAATGTTA contains:
- the LOC123221419 gene encoding F-box/kelch-repeat protein At3g23880-like — encoded protein: MEGFTTIPSRQKESAAPGPFFPHEIIHEILLKLPTKSLLRFKSVCKTWRELISTHEFAINHLTETSEKFRRIGVIELENLRYDHLSLYSLATQGASRAGEAKKETICFAPTANEFIFTRIWPYDGNRRIICTKVLGSCNGMLLIRLETDEGSNGVPVTFLLWNPTIREFKMIPGFYIRSSFRFQVSGFGYNSSIDNYKVVVIMSNWNSDLVHGLIYNLKTNSWKQVENFYFPPSHIYLPDEIGTTLVNGAPHWVTLSLNEGEVNKIIYFDLVEEEFKEFLSPPPSVGTFRTSLGIFEGCLCEIRLRREENYTEHTLEVWVMKEYGVTESWIKLMNLSLGLWLSNTRHIRPLTVSKNGDEVVMIIYWRNMVSFNPTTGEVKNVSLRVDRGHVTASYEESLVSPNRFGTTGSEDGTY